A single genomic interval of Musa acuminata AAA Group cultivar baxijiao chromosome BXJ3-4, Cavendish_Baxijiao_AAA, whole genome shotgun sequence harbors:
- the LOC135636354 gene encoding ferrochelatase-2, chloroplastic-like, whose amino-acid sequence MAWQPLRREFRYSLFWRKQNRKGDDNGLQETDKSLELPSFSCLSSDVGKMKFAKQTHMLVKKYNQSRRTNYSAEACTYDGKVLSNASSAAQERVGVLLLNLGALKLALEDKDLQADVYVGMRYWHPFTEDALHQIKKDKITKLVVLPLYPQFSISTSGSSICVLQSIIREDVYFTRLPISIIESWYQREGYINSMVDLIENELLIFSKPEEVMVFFSAHGVPLSFVEDAGDPYRDQMEECIALIMDELKSRGIHNHHILAYQSPVGPVQWLKPYTDEVIVELGRRGIRSLLAVPVSIFGCERNDMPISYASINTSETCLGFHFKVCTHFVPCFFCIRSH is encoded by the exons ATGGCGTGGCAGCCATTGCGTCGTGAATTTCGCTATTCGCTGTTCTGGCGCAAACAAAATAGGAAGGGAGATG ATAATGGTCTTCAGGAAACTGATAAGTCTCTGGAGTTACCATCATTTTCCTGTCTTTCGTCTGATGTTGGCAAAATGAAATTTGCTAAACAAACACATATGCTGGTCAAGAAGTATAACCAATCCAGGAGAACAAATTATTCTGCTGAAGCATGTACATATGATGGTAAAGTTCTCAGTAATGCTTCAAGTGCTGCACAAGAAAGGGTTGGGGTGCTGCTGTTGAATCTTGGAG CATTGAAACTGGCCCTTGAAGACAAGGATCTGCAAGCTGATGTATATGTTGGTATGCGATATTGGCACCCTTTCACAGAGGATGCTCTTCATCAG ATAAAGAAGGACAAAATAACAAAGCTCGTTGTGCTTCCACTTTATCCTCAATTCTCTATATCTACTAGTGGTTCTAGCATCTGTGTTCTCCAGAGCATCATCAG GGAAGATGTTTATTTTACAAGATTGCCAATTTCTATCATCGAATCATGGTATCAACGTGAAGGGTATATTAACTCAATGGTTGACTTGATAGAAAATGAGCTATTAATTTTCTCTAAGCCAGAGGAG GTCATGGTATTCTTTAGCGCACATGGAGTTCCACTTAGTTTTGTCGAGGATGCAGGAGATCCATACAGAGATCAGATGGAAGAGTGTATTGCTTTGATCATGGATGAGTTGAAATCTAGAGGAATTCACAATCACCACATTCTGGCTTATCAG AGCCCAGTTGGGCCTGTTCAATGGTTGAAGCCTTATACTGACGAAGTAATTGTTGAGCTTGGCCGGAGAGGTATAAGGAGCCTTCTGGCTGTTCCTGTCAG CATCTTTGGATGTGAAAGGAATGATATGCCAATCTCATACGCAAGCATCAATACCAG CGAGACATGCCTGGGATTTCATTTCAAAGTTTGCACGCATTTTGTTCCGTGCTTCTTCTGCATACGAAGCCACTAA